The Anas acuta chromosome Z, bAnaAcu1.1, whole genome shotgun sequence DNA window TACAACTAACATACTGAATGGTTTACACTGGTCAACATATGGTATCTGTTTCTGCACAATCACTAGTACAAATTTGTCCCTCAATTCaagaactgtatttattttaaacaaacagattGAATCTAAGTTCTCCTGTTCCTGACCTCTACTTCAAATAGTAGAAGAGGGTTTCAAGCATTTTTGAAGTTGACTATTAGCAtaaaaattccatttctttcagtgaCCAAAGAGTTCATGTGAACTTTGGAAAACATTATCACCTCAGAAAAAGATCGTGTACATACACACTAATTGCCCCCCACCATGTTCCCatgtccccccatccccatgtcccaaTTGTCTCCTATGTCCCCATGACCTCAAAAAGattatgtacatatacataatTGTATGTAATTGTCTGTCATCTGAGATGTGCAAGATCCAGGTAGGTGAAACAGCACATTCACAGCCAGTCAGAGTTTGTAATAAAGTCAAATGAAGATCCGCAGGGTGCTAAGTATGGTCTTACCCTGGCATCACTATCAGCAAGCTCATCATTCACATGAGGATCTTCAGATCGGTCAGCCTACGTAAatcaaattttttaaaaaaataatcaatgttACTCACAATCATTCAGTTCACCAAAATTGAGTATTTTAGAGATCTGGCCTGCCACACTTATACATAGCTTAATACAGAATTGCTGACAAATACAGTTATATTAATTATTCTGTGGATAAAGCTGATGCATTTGTTAATTGATCAGAGCTCACAATTCTAAGGCCATCaaagtatttctgaagttaTACATTAAAATCCAGGGTTTCTTAATGTGAAGTTAAAGTCTTGGAAGCTATGATATGCTCCCTGGTGACTGCTCAATAAACTTCTTTCAAGGtgatttgaaagcaaaactaaaaatcaGAACTATGCACATTGATATatcaaaaaaaatccaatgtgCACATACAAACTGCACACAAATGTACTCAGCAGAGatggaataaaatattaatgtatgTTAAAAAGGGTATTTTTACTTCTCAGCTCCAGTGTTTCAGCTGAACTGCTTTTGAGCAGTTCACAAAACACTTTGTCCACTTGCTAACTCCATGCCACTATCTATCTACCTTACTACAAGAAACATATCTTAAGAAGTAGCCAAAATGTTTCTCTACATGTaagcatttattctttttacatTTGCAGTCAGTTGACattcctgttgtttgttttttttcaagtgctTAAAACTGTTAGACACATAAAGACacataaaaaaaagtcttaaaaaccTAACTGGTAAACAGTAACAAATAccattgcctttaaaaaaatgtttttgagataaATCTCATTATAGCTTGCTTAAGATATGGTCTAACATATGTAAGTAAAAAACAGTGCTAGGtaggaaataaataatcctAAAATTCTTATTTACTGTATGACTTCAACATAATCTTGAAGATTATTTAACataatattgttttttaattactgatAACCTCACCAAAAATGTTTAAGCACAGCATACCTTGGCTAGAGCAACTAAAGCCTTCTGAAAGTCTCCAGATGTGTCAGAGATGATGTCTTGTGTCAGATCTCTCTTCAgtactgaaattaaatgaaaaaggacTCATAATTCTTTTCTAAATTATCAGTTATAtaattttttcagtcttttctaaATTTCCCACTTAGTAGTAGAATGCCTAGTAGAATTGCAGTTTTCTCTAATTTAGTTTTGCAAGAATGGGTACTTTTTCAACGTGTCTTCTAATCCCTGAGATGTGCTGAGAAATCTGAGGATTAATACAAAATCTACTGAAAAAGTTGTTCTTAAAAGTTGTATGGGTGGAAAAGTCTCGAGCTTTGAGTCTCAAGCAAAAGTCTTGTTtgtgaaatagagaaaaaataaaaaaaaaaaaaagtttgaaatttTGTGAGTCATTAGTCTTTCGTTCTTatttttggctgttttgttCAGTCCTAAaactcttctggaaaaaaaaaaaatcaaactactATTCAAACTAATCAAACTTCTAACTGATTGGAAATCTCTTCAGAAAGTTAACTCTTAATCCTACAAAGTATAAATTAATTAGATAACACTGACTGACTGCAGTACTCTCTTTATATGAGAGATGCTATtatattttagttatttctAAATTGCTATtatattttagttatttcttCAAAGATTTTCTACTTCAGTTTGCTGGTTGTTCTTAATCTTGAAGTTATCTGTGTTGCTACGAGTAAACTTTTGACAAAGTCAAAAGAGCTCAGATAGGGCTTGGCAATGggagcagcaaagcagctggaTTTTGCTTTTAACTAAATCTAAATGCTTTCTAAACCTATTCCAAAAAATATTCACAGCTCTGGTTGGAATTGTGAGTCACTTCCTAGTGCAGCAGGATCTATGTAAGTCAGAAAAGATCAGTATGACCTCTCTTTCCTACAcatctttcagcttttcatGAAGCTTTACTTGCTTCCTAAAATGTCATCTCAGCTCCTTAAATTTAGAAGTAAGGCTGTAAGAGTAATGTGTTTGCTATGGAGTTTTGAAAAGACATGTACAATTCACACTAGATTCTTTTTCACCAGGAGTTAAGTTTGCATGGATCTATTCACTACaggtgcttgaaaaaaaaaatcacaggaacaAAGAAATGAATCACTGGAGGACAGGGTTTGGCTATCGTCTAATGTTTCATGCTATTAATACTTCTTTCCCACTCTGAGTTACCTTCTTTGTAGTATCTGCTGGCTTCTCTGATCTCTCTGTTGTTTCTTGAGGCCAGAATCTCAATTAAAGTATCTTCATCAGTTCCAAGGCCctgttaaaaatgatttaaaaaaaaaaaagttaattaacaCAGCAAACTTAAAATTTACAACTGAAATAAGATGAGAATCATGGACAAGACTTTGAAGATGCTATAcgaaacagacagaaaaaggaagaacgTTTTGCTTTCAACTGATATAATTGTTTTAGAATTCATGTTTGCAGCATCTAGTGTCACTCTGGCACCCAACCAAACTATGAAGTGACCAAGCAACATACGTAGAAGATAGGAATAAGAATTAcgaagaaaaatacatctttccttttctattttctcttaaataaatgcatatgtaAACACTATAGCTTTCTAGCACTACATCTGCAAATAACCTTCAATTTTCAGAAGGCAAAGAGAGCTCTTTCTCATGTAAGAATAGCATTGGCAATCCATCTCCTTCAACCATGAAATTCAACAGAGATTGCTGAGTCTTGTTCTTAGTAGCTGGTTCTGGATAACCactactgttttattttaataaatggggaaaaaataatataatacatgagcttaaaaaaattaagtccAGTGTCATTTAAAGAATCTGATATTTATATACTTCTCTTTAGTAAAGTTCCTCTCAGAAGATTTTTGACTTACTTTCATAGAGGCCCTTAATTCTTCAGCATCAAACTGAGCTGGAGTTTTAAGTAGAGCCACGGCAACATCTTCCAGGTGGCCTTTCAGAACCTTTTTCAGGTCTTCTTCCAGACTCTATGAAGAATAAGGAAGAGTCATACActctgtgtcctggtttcagctggaaTAATTTTCCTCATAGTGGCtagtatggtgctgtgttttggacttAAGATGAGAGTAACACTGTTAACACATTGATGTTTTAGTTATTGTAGAGACATGGTTACACcatagtatcacagaatcatctaggttggaagaaatcTTCAAGATCACTtcgtccaacctctgacctaacactaacaagtcctccactaaaccatatcactaagttctgcatctaaacgtcttttaaagatctTCAGGAAAgatgactcaaccacttccctgggcagacaTTCCAATGCCTATAAACCCTTCctagttcttcctaatatccaacaaaaacctcccctggtgcaactttagcccattcccccttgtcctgtcaccagatAATAGACCAACCaccacctcgctacagcctcctttaaagtacctagagagtgcaataaggtcacccctgagcttcctcttctccaggctaaacaatctcagcttcctcagctgctccttgtaagacttgttctccagacccctcaccagcttagTCGCCcctctggactcacttgagcacctcgatgtccttcttgtagtgaggggcccaaaactgaacacagtactcgaggtgcggcctcaccagagccgagtaaagggggacaatcacttccctagttctgctggccacactgctttttatACAAGctaggatgctgttggccttcttggccacctgagcacactgctggctcatactcagccaactatcaaccagTACTcacaggtccttctctgccaggcagctttctcaCCTTCCagactgcttggggttgttgtgccccaggtgcaggacctggcacttggccttgttgaacttcatacagttggcctcagcccatcggtccagcctatccagatcctcctaccctcgagcagatcgacacacgcacctaacttggtgtcatctgcaaacttactgagggtgcactctatcccctcatccagatcattgataaagatattaaagaggactggccccgGTCcacaccactagtgactggcctccagccGACCTCCAGCTGGACCGTgtcaaggacttttcaactTCTCATAATGCACTGCCAGTgaagaggctgggggtgcaaaagaaggtgggaggggacagaaccaggacagctggcccaaactTACCAAAGGAATATCCATTACTATATTATGTCATGATGAAGAATAAAACTGAGGGAAATTGGCTAGGAGCACTGCCACTGCTTAAGGAGTGTCTGGGCATCAGTTATTGGTGGTGAGCAATCTGACTGTGCATATTTTTTGATGTATTActtccttattattattattttcatttccttttctgctttattaagctgtctttatctcaacctttttttctgattctctttttCATCCCACTACGGGAGAATGAGCAAACAGCTgagtggtgcttagctgcctgctagGATAAAACACAACACCCTGTAAGCTggcaaaaagataaaaactgcTGTTCAGGTACAGTCCAAAAACGAACCCTAATGAAGCCAAGAATGACATTAGCCTTCTTAGCAGTaagtgcacactgctgactTACAGGACCCCCTGGTCCttttctgcacagctgctttccagctgggtggcctGGTACCTGGAGTTGTTTCTCCCCATGTGCAGGAGTTTGCActtctccttgttgaacttcatgaagttcttGTCAGCCCTGTTCACCCATTTACTGCATCAGAAGGCAGCTCAAAATAGGCTGCTTAATTCTCAAGAGAAGGTAATACTGTACTGCTGTTACGATAATTGAATGGCTTAAATGCACTTTATATATAACcttatttattagaaaataaatgataaaaataaaaaagaaaaaaaatgcaatggaaatGCTGTGGATATACTGTAATAACACCCTATATAAATCTGCAAGACCTGAAGTTATAATTTGGATTATATTCTAATTTGACTAAcatttaggtattttttttttaattaagattttttaattatttttagtttaaaaaataatttctgatttattctTCCTCCTATTAGTAAATGTTCAGTACTGTATTTTGCTACAGTGAAGAGATACAGCTGTGTTCTTCACCAAATGCATGTCTAGGTAATTGCTGTAGGGGCGAGAATATCAGTTTGCTTGGCCAGGATACCTAGGATAACTAATGAGATTATTTCAGAATCAAGAACTATGTTAGGAGTTAGGTCTCTTCTGCTTTTGACGGGAAGTCAACCGCCAGGGGGTCTAATGATATAACAGCATTAGCCTTCTTGTGCCTTTGaagttaaattttaatttaggtcttgaaaaaaaatataattgcaaCACTGGAGCTTCCTCTGTGGGAGGACAGAGCTGTGAAAATCACAAGTGAGGTTTCCGTACCAAAAACAGGAAATCCAGCCTAAAATTAGACATtagacttgttttctttcttgccctttaAAGTCACTTAAAATTACAAAGCCAAAAACTATAGGGAGTCATTTCCCAAGGAGCAAAGGCTCATGAACTGTGGTATGCCAACTGTGCAGTTATAATTTCAGTTTAGAGCTACAGGTTCAACTAGAGAAAATTTGCTACAAGAAAAGGTGAAGGGCAATTAAAATGTCTTGAAGACATATGCAGCAATTTCTAAACTTTTCAGGTTCAGGGACTAGCAGTTTTACCATTCAGAATTAGAATTTCACTGCTTCCTGTACACCTGTCCCCATTAGCATTGCTATAGTTGTGAAATAGCATTATTGTCCTACTTTCTGTCTTATCTATCTGGACAAAAAGATTTGTTTAGGTGTCCCCAAAGCCTCTTACTCtattcctctcttttcctcaaCAGCCTGTCTCCCAGTGAAATTTCTGCATTCCCAGTGATCTTCTGGGCATTCAAAAACCCAGACAGATAGAATtctgaaatttttctttttatttcaaaatgactGCCGCTGCATTCAAGGGATTATCTCAGGGTACTACTGCTACAGTAGTTTTCATAAACTACAGGTGACAGAATCACTATAATCTTCTGTTCTAGAAAGCTAAAGCTGAATGTACCATAAAACCCAGGAGCAACATTGCTATTTCAGATGCACAATTAAGATTGGCTTGGATATACTATACCTTCCCTTTAGCCTGCTGATAGGCAGCTTTAATCTGCTGACGCTGAGCATTTGTTCTTTTAGTCAAGATGTCAATGATGGTGGCTTCATCCACACCTACAAATCACCAAACAATGTAATAGTGAATACATTGAAAATATAGTGATCTCTAGTGCATCATTtaacaaattttattatttgcattgtgGCAGATTTTGAATGCTTGACATATCAAATTTTAACCAAAACTGTTATCATCTATAGACTTAAAATTAGTGATGCAGTGAAGAAACCAATAGGTTCCCACAGAACACAGAAACGTGTTTCTACAGTATAATAAAGTCTCAAAGTGTTCTAAGTGCAGTACTTACACTACAGAATAACTAAGTGTATAGACAATGAGACAGCATAGTCAACCTAGCAAGTCAAATTTAAAAAGGTTTCTAAGTACAAAGTGCCAAATGTGAATTTCATTTAGATAAATTTAAAGGAGCATACACTCCATTATCAGGATATTCACTACTTCTCGAATAGATTCTATGGAAATCAAAAAAAAGACTTAGTAtggtatatttttttattctctagAAACCAAATTTTTACAACCATTCCTTCAACAAAATCAATAAATTTAATGTAGTATTAAGGTCTGAAATTGTAATACAATGTCAGAATAACAAAGAGTATAGATTCTTTAACAAGTGGCATAATTAAATGTCTTGCCAGGCTTTTTAAAGCTGAGGTACCTCTCCTGTTTTCCATTGCCTCTGGCTCCGATACACTTTTCAGGTTATTAAAATTTCCCAAGGAATAATTCTAATATAgtatgttaaatatttactcCTCTTACCTTTTACCGTAATAGCTTTGTCCAAAGCAGCAACATCAGCTGATGGATCAAAGTTTGGGTATGACTGTACTGAATGACCACCTTTTGAACTTTTCTGTTGAAGaaggaatgaataaataaataaataaatgctattttcaaaGTATATTCATGCAAAGAAGAAGTTTCATATGCCTAAGTAAGCCATGTATTTGGAATTGACTATTATGGGACTCTCAAAGAATAAATACTTGTTTTCTAACTACAGACATCTAAACAGGCCCAGTACAGTATTAGTATTGGATCTATACCTTTCACACTTCTATTAAACATAACTTACCTATTTTACACCCCTATTTGTCCAAGTAAGTTAGATGCCACAGGAAAGTATTTCTCTCTCAAACCATATTTAAATCCTGCAGGTGCTTCCAGTAAAGTGCTAGTGATTTTCTTGCTCATATTATACAAATTGATCGTGCATTATATCGAGTGAATTCTCAGCTACTTTACATATTTAATGTTACAAGTGTTTCTTCAGTGCAAGATCTTGGAGAAAAGTTCAAGCCTGGCACTACAAGGAGGTGGAGAACTATTACTCAACTTCTTTGAAACATAAGATATAAAACACACTTTCTTTAGCATTAGCTATTAGACAATAGTAAATTCTATGGTGAATCCACTCCTTTATGTTGGACGCTTTCTAGGCAATGTCTGAAGTACTCTGGTACTAACTGGGGATGATAAATTCCACTACATCAACACTTACGTGGTTTGCCCTAAGCCAACATATGTGTTGATGTGACTAATCAATTTGCTTGTAGAGCCTGTAACACCACATTACTATCTCTAATGCCATGCTCATTACCTTCTTCTATAGAACCTATAAAATGCTTTGAGATCCTCGGaggaaatatttataataaagcTCCCTTTGGTACGATAtggttgagatttttttttgcaacaaaagtgaagtttaactaaacttttttttttttttagaatcaATTATAGTATTTTATCTTACCTTCAAGAActcactattttatttatttatttaatcttttgcATGTACAAGACAGACAAATGGCAAAGTCTTATGGATATGTTTCACATACAGCATTCTGTATTGAATACTTGCATACCTGTAATGTCTGCTGGCTAAATAAGTCGGAGTTTTCTTAGAGCAGACTGTGTATTTATAAGTAGTGTcttgtttaatttaaagaaaaaaatcagcgtGACCCGTGTAGCAAGCCAAGAGCTAAACAGGATGAGTTTAGTGTGTGTTTCCCAGGCATGCCAGGTTTCGTCTGTATACTGCTTTCCATGACAAACTTACCTACTACCTAAACAAAAACCTGTCTGTAACCTCCATAACTAGAATGGCTAAGGACCATGGGATTGCATGGGATAAGGAATAAGGGATGGTGGATACAAAGTTTTATACATGAAATACTGTGTAgtgaaaattacaaaatatacaGAGATCTACAGCAGAAAACTTTATTTACTGAAATTCCAAAGTTctattttttcagaattaaagtTGCTTTAAAGATTTCCAGTGATTTTACAGTGTGCTACTTTGCCTTTGCTGACACTAATTTCAGTATCTTAATCAACTTAATTATTAAAAAGACTTTCCACATCTATTCCAATAACTCTTTTTACTGATCACCATGAGTCTTCCTTCTAATCAGTATAAACACTGATCATCTGAGTTTTTTTACTACATACAGTGACTCTTCCCACACACTTTCGTCTTCTAAtacaaatcatagaatggtttaggttggaagggatcttagGGATCtttaaggatcatctagttctaaccCCCCTAACAcagacagggacacctcccactagatgAGGTTGCCCcttcaacctggccttgaacacatTCAGATCTTCTCTAGGAAACAtatttcagtgcctcaccaccctcatactaaacaatttcttcctgatacctaacctaaatctaccctcttttagtttaaagccagtactccttgttctatcactgcactccctgacaaagagtccctccccaatggctttcttgtaggccccaCTTAGGTACTGGAAGACAACTAtaaggtcttcccagagcctcctcttctccagactgaataAGAAATATACTAGTGACTTTAGTTCCTCCTTTACATTCCAGCACTCCAACACATGGCTTCTTGTATCTCAGTCTAAGCATCCTTCTCAAATACATTATCTGAACAGGTTCTTACAGATTTGCATACTGTACATCAGACTTTAAAGAGGATGACTTGAGTGAATCAATGCCTGGCCAGTAGGAATGACAATTTCATTGCAGCACTAGTTCGGCCTGaaacttatatatatacattacagtattttttaatctgataCTAGATTTACTAGTTTATAAGAGCATATCAGATGATATGATGCAATAAAATTGGTTTCCAGTTTTAATCACCTGGATTTTTGCAACAGCTTTTCCGCCTTTCTGTGAAAGATGTGGGGTGGCCTATTGCTTTAAACACTCCTAAACgcactagaaaataaataaaattatctcaACAGGTGATAACACTTACAATACATTCCTGCTCCTGATTATCCATGAACCATGCCTGCTTCAGGAATTCTGATACCATAGCCATGTTGACAGAGAATCTGTGAAGAGATGCATCAagttttttttatcattttaatcaCCAATGAAATTCAAGGTTTCCCATTCATAAAACCCTTTCTCTTTAACTGTGACAATAGGGGCCATTTCCCAAATAGTAATTGACTTGAACTACTGGAAGCTGGCAACTTTTATGTTTGGCAGTTGGCTGCTCAACCATACACATTTAAACAACTTCTGGAAATTTCAGATTAGAAATAGAACAGTAAACTAATTGGATTTTACATGTATTTGGTATGGCAATACCTAAGCATTAACACTGACTTTCAAAGGGATATTACCAGAAACAAATTAAGTATCTTTCCCCATTTTTAAGGTATTATGTATGTAAATTTAGCTTATTGACTACTTGGTTCTTTTCAAATTCGGTAGTAAATAACTCTTCCTATCTGATCATCTTCCAAGGTTGGAGCTCTTGTGTGTTAAGGCAAATGATATTCCCTTTTTAAATACACTCTTATGTAGTTTCTTCCAATAGCTCTTTCTTAAGAAAGATGAGTAAAAGCAGTCTCACATATACTGGTCCTTATTTCTTACATATTTCCCCCAATTTCTACAAAATAATGGacttttaccctttttttttttcttttaatcactagaaatgaaaatggaaaacattttggcaTAAGATACCAtgcagaataagaaaaaaaaagatcaatggTGATGTGACTTGACAAAATAAATAGGTTGCTTCACAATGACCTCGGTATCAAGAATATTGTCTCCTAGTGGGAACAGTGTGGGAACTGTTCCTAGGAACAGTTCATAGAACTAGGAAACAtattttatcaaataaaatattttttggtcCGTTCAAAATGGATGTTTTTTCATCAAAACATATTTGTCCATAGGACACTTTAGGGAaggcttgtttttaaagcatacaTATAAACAATAAGCTAAATGTTGTTGGTTAAACTGCTGTCTTTGAAGAACAGTTCACATATCTAGCATGAAGAGCCAAAGTGCTATTTGCAATGGTGTGCATTTTCATCTAATATAAAGATCAtatccacaaaataaaaataaacaatgctTATGTTGCAAACACATTTACCTTATTTATGCCTTGTAGTCCACAGGAATAGTAATGAGCAGTATTTAAATCAACACACTCCTAGGACAAAGGAATGTGTCTGTAACCTAGCTGCTGTTATCCTCACAGAAAAACTGCACAAAGTACTTCCAGGTGTGACTGCCAACAAAGAAGCAGGTCCTCCAGTCCTCTTCAAGCTTTCAGCCCAGGTCCaccctttcttcctctctccaagTTGGATACACCTACACTCTCTCTTCCCCAGAGAACTCTTTGCTTCTCTACACTTCTTGTATCCCTGAGGGCACGAAATTCATGGAAAACTTGAACCTGACTCTGAATCTGTGTTTATGTTACCTAAAGCACGTGTCAATAAATGATGGTCAGAATATTGTGTAAAGACCAACTTTTAAGCACATCATTTACTGATTTACTGAGGATCAGAAAGCATACTTATGTTGCTcttcaataaaatataat harbors:
- the ANXA1 gene encoding annexin A1, encoding MAMVSEFLKQAWFMDNQEQECIKSSKGGHSVQSYPNFDPSADVAALDKAITVKGVDEATIIDILTKRTNAQRQQIKAAYQQAKGKSLEEDLKKVLKGHLEDVAVALLKTPAQFDAEELRASMKGLGTDEDTLIEILASRNNREIREASRYYKEVLKRDLTQDIISDTSGDFQKALVALAKADRSEDPHVNDELADSDARALYEAGERRKGTDINVFVTVLTARSYPHLRRVFQKYTKYSKHDMNKVLDLELKGDIENCLTALVKCATSKPAFFAEKLHLAMKGLGTRHKQLIRIMVSRHEVDMNEIKAYYKSLYGISLRQAIMDELKGDYENILVALCGSD